Proteins co-encoded in one Gadus morhua chromosome 6, gadMor3.0, whole genome shotgun sequence genomic window:
- the LOC115545424 gene encoding sialic acid-binding Ig-like lectin 14, with amino-acid sequence MTGSWRVFLLCSLLQGAGCNAAEFKVLVPASVTTLSGSCVTVPCNFTLRDKYEDMLKPGCGKSWYKIKDQPISSTTIRGNLTAYNCTTTFDNVHEDNVQYYLRIQCDGSDLKYNFDENPVTIRIKGLPDAPRLTPPKEPVVEGTPVELGCSAPSYCDTHPPTVTWTPALGVSTQLQQNDTVTSTLTFNASHLHHGNNVSCTAAYYIPSGNKTVTSTRYQLSILYAPRNTSAVGSPCLPAREGGCLNLTCTSHANPAVSEVSWYRIYGEHKIGSGSSLSIQLWNANNVFFCEVRNDFGTEKSDVFKIDIQTPPRILPSSGCSRIAAWVRCSCYSVGRPSPSLEWRLDGKLVLGSEDVSVSQVNLENATLRSSLTMTAPAGLTALTCHSSNAAGNTSLELPVPHLDTQQYLTDVVLCIVKSAVMFVGLVCVVVCIIRTRKVGEETRSFNAATVKRAPPDEEESQVVIRSEEDVYVNSGMQMNPVGPREEPVGPREEAVLRAGSPVSTHRDAASFHRIGPAGSHTGRPVSRELTEDTE; translated from the exons ATGACTGGATCCTGGAGAGTATTTCTGCTCTGTAGTCTCCTGCAAG gtgctgggTGCAACGCTGCAGAATTTAAGGTCCTAGTGCCAGCAAGTGTGACGACACTCAGTGGATCCTGTGTTACCGTTCCTTGTAACTTCACCTTGAGGGACAAGTATGAAGACATGCTAAAACCTGGATGTGGAAAATCGTGGTATAAAATTAAGGATCAACCTATAAGTTCTACAACAATCAGGGGGAACCTTACAGCGTACAACTGTACTACAACATTCGATAACGTGCATGAAGACAATGTTCAATATTATTTAAGAATTCAATGTGATGGTAgtgatttaaaatataattttgatGAAAACCCAGTGACCATCAGGATCAAGG GGCTCCCTGATGCACCTCGTTTGACCCCCCCCAAAgagccggtggtggaggggactcCCGTGGAGCTGGGGTGCTCTGCCCCGTCCTACTgtgacacccacccccccactgtgaCGTGGACCCCCGCCCTGGGGGTCAGCACCCAGCTCCAGCAGAACGATACCGTGACCTCCACTCTGACCTTCaacgcctcccacctccaccatggaaACAATGTCTCCTGCACTGCAGCCTACTACATACCATCTGGGAACAAAACTGTGACGTCTACAAGATACCAACTCAGTATCTTAT ATGCCCCCAGGAACACCTCTGCTGTCGGCAGCCCGTGTCTtccagccagagagggaggctgcCTCAACCTGACCTGCACCAGTCATGCTAACCCTGCTGTCAGCGAGGTCTCATGGTACCGAATATACGGAGAACACAAGATCGGGAGTGGGTCTTCTCTGTCCATCCAGCTGTGGAACGCCAATAACGTTTTCTTCTGTGAGGTCCGGAATGACTTTGGCACAGAAAAGTCTGATGTCTTCAAGATTGACATTCAAA CTCCTCCCAGGATCCTGCCCTCTTCAGGCTGCAGCAGAATTGCAGCCTGGGTGCGATGTTCCTGCTACAGCGTGGGCAGACCATCACCGTCTCTGGAGTGGAGGTTGGATGGGAAACTGGTGTTGGGTTCTGAAGACGTGTCTGTTAGCCAGGTCAACTTGGAGAACGCCACGTTGAGGAGCTCCCTCACAATGACGGCTCCTGCTGGTCTGACAGCCTTGACCTGCCACAGCTCCAACGCTGCCGGGAACACCAGCCTGGAGCTTCCTGTCCCCCACCTGGATACACAGCAATACCTGACAG ACGTGGTGCTGTGCATTGTCAAATCTGCTGTGATGTTCGTGGGCTTAGTTTGTGTGGTCGTCTGTATTATAAG AACTCGGAAAGTGGGTGAGGAGACGCGGTCCTTTAACGCTGCCACTGTGAAGCGAGCCCCCCCAGACGAGGAGGAGTCCCAG GTCGTCATCAGAAGTGAGGAGGACGTCTACGTTAACAGCGGGATGCAGATGAACCCGGTTGGGCCGAGAGAGGAGCCTGTTGGACCGAGAGAGGAGGCTGTTCTGAGAGCCGGTTCCCCAGTCTCAACGCACCGTGATGCAGCCTCCTTCCACCGGATAGGCCCTGCAGGCTCCCACACAGGACGACCGGTCTCTAGGGAGCTCACTGAAGATACTGAGTAA
- the LOC115545427 gene encoding sialic acid-binding Ig-like lectin 5, with translation MTGSWRVFLLCSLLQGLPDAPRLTTPKEPVVEGTPVELGCSAPSYCDTHPPTVTWTPALGLSTQLQQNDTVTSTLTFNASHLHHGNNVSCTAAYYIPSGNKTVTSTRYQLSISYAPRNTSAVGSPCLPAREGGCLNLTCTSHANPAVSAVSWYRIHGEHILKIGSGSSLSIQLGTANNVFFCEVRNDFGTEKSNVYKIDILTPPRILPSSGCSRIAAWVRCSCYSVGRPSPSLEWRLDGKLVLGSEDVSVSQVNLENATLRSSLTMRAPAGLTALTCHSSNAAGNTSQELPVPHLDTQPTLTDQLPWIAATAVLAACLLFATVCALRAWKMANQTRLGSDALINKAPPNQGNSQVFFKSGEDIYANIDTLMNTVGPREEPVGAAGSSALTKHDSEEAADPAADRQVADCDVLYTTVNWKDKKNKIKEIGLEG, from the exons ATGACTGGATCCTGGAGAGTATTTCTGCTCTGTAGTCTCCTGCAAG GGCTCCCTGATGCACCTCGTTTGACCACCCCCaaggagccggtggtggaggggactcCTGTGGAGCTGGGGTGCTCTGCCCCGTCCTACTgtgacacccacccccccactgtgaCGTGGACCCCCGCCCTGGGGCTCAGCACCCAGCTCCAGCAGAACGATACCGTGACCTCCACTCTGACCTTCaacgcctcccacctccaccatggaaACAATGTCTCCTGCACTGCGGCCTACTACATACCATCTGGGAACAAAACTGTGACGTCTACGAGATACCAACTCAGTATCTCAT ATGCCCCCAGGAACACCTCTGCTGTCGGCAGCCCGTGTCTtccagccagagagggaggctgcCTCAACCTGACCTGCACCAGTCATGCTAACCCTGCTGTCAGCGCGGTCTCATGGTACCGAATACACGGAGAACACATCCTTAAGATCGGGAGTGGATCTTCTCTGTCCATCCAGCTGGGGACCGCCAATAACGTTTTCTTCTGTGAGGTCCGGAATGACTTTGGCACAGAAAAGTCTAATGTCTACAAGATCGACATTCTAA CTCCTCCCAGGATCCTGCCCTCTTCAGGCTGCAGCAGAATTGCAGCCTGGGTGCGATGTTCCTGCTACAGCGTGGGCAGACCATCACCGTCTCTGGAGTGGCGGTTGGATGGGAAACTGGTGTTGGGTTCTGAAGACGTGTCTGTTAGCCAGGTCAACCTGGAGAACGCCACGTTGAGGAGCTCCCTCACAATGAGGGCCCCTGCTGGTCTGACAGCCTTGACCTGCCACAGCTCCAACGCTGCGGGGAACACCAGCCAGGAGCTTCCTGTCCCCCACCTGGATACACAGCCAACCCTGACAG ACCAACTGCCCTGGATAGCTGCTACTGCAGTGCTAGCCGCGTGTCTGCTGTTTGCAACAGTGTGTGCCTTAAG AGCTTGGAAGATGGCCAACCAAACAAGACTTGGCAGTGATGCTCTAATCAACAAAGCTCCACCCAACCAAGGGAACTCCCAG GTGTTCTTCAAAAGTGGGGAGGACATCTATGCTAACATTGATACACTGATGAACACAGTCGGACCGAGAGAGGAGCCTGTTGGAGCAGCAGGTTCCTCAGCCTTGACCAAACATGAttcagaggaagcagcagaccCAGCAGCAGACAGGCAGGTGGCGGACTGTGATGTCCTGTACACAACAGTGAACTGgaaggataaaaaaaataaaataaaggagatcgggctagagggatga